Proteins encoded by one window of Pseudomonas tructae:
- a CDS encoding AprI/Inh family metalloprotease inhibitor, translating to MALKRMIALGAIPLMLMTEVGMASSLLLPTPAQLAGDWTLYPEGDRAAGCELQLEASQSLRGDLDCVEKLIGARPGGWLPTPDTVALLDGSGSALVHFNRDAPGLFTWTSPSQKILWLERKNKD from the coding sequence ATGGCTCTCAAGCGAATGATCGCGCTCGGCGCGATTCCCCTGATGTTGATGACCGAGGTTGGCATGGCAAGCAGTCTCTTACTCCCCACTCCCGCGCAATTGGCCGGTGACTGGACGTTGTACCCTGAAGGCGATCGCGCTGCCGGTTGTGAGCTGCAACTGGAAGCCTCGCAAAGCTTGCGCGGCGACCTGGACTGCGTGGAAAAGTTGATCGGCGCGCGTCCCGGTGGCTGGCTGCCGACCCCCGACACGGTGGCATTGCTCGATGGCAGTGGCAGCGCACTGGTGCACTTCAATCGTGATGCGCCAGGTCTCTTCACCTGGACCTCGCCATCGCAAAAGATACTGTGGTTGGAACGTAAGAATAAAGATTAA
- a CDS encoding HlyD family type I secretion periplasmic adaptor subunit, with the protein MSRVDKSRSARFYVRLGWLLTLVGFGGFIAWATLAPLDQGIAVQGTVVVSGKRKAVQSAAGGVVSRILVREGQRVTQGQPLFRLDQTQVQADVQALQAQYRLAWASLARWQSERDNLGEIIFPEPLSSNPDPQLSLVLESQRQLFSSRRDAQAREQAALRASIDGAVAQLAGMRRAHGDLQAQADSLREQLENLKPLASQGYIPRNRLLEYQRQLSQVQRDLAQNSGDSARLEQGIVESRLNLQQRREEYQKEVRSQLAEAQLKSVTLEQQLASAGFDLQHSEILAPADGIAVNLAVHTEGAVIRAGETLLEVVPQGTALEVEGRLPVNLVDKVAMQLPVDILFTAFNQSSTPRVSGEVALISADQLLDDKTGQPYYVLRSSVSEQALARLDGLVIKPGMPAELFVRTGERSMLNYLFKPLLDRAGTALTEQ; encoded by the coding sequence ATGAGCCGCGTGGACAAGAGTCGCAGTGCCCGTTTTTATGTGCGCCTGGGTTGGTTGCTGACCTTGGTCGGCTTTGGTGGCTTCATCGCCTGGGCGACCCTGGCGCCGCTTGATCAGGGCATTGCCGTGCAGGGCACGGTGGTGGTCTCGGGCAAGCGCAAGGCCGTGCAGTCGGCGGCCGGCGGCGTGGTCAGCCGCATCCTGGTCCGCGAAGGTCAGCGGGTGACCCAGGGCCAGCCGCTGTTTCGCCTCGACCAGACCCAGGTTCAGGCTGATGTTCAGGCGCTGCAAGCCCAGTACCGGTTGGCCTGGGCCAGCCTGGCCCGTTGGCAGAGCGAGCGCGATAACCTCGGCGAAATCATCTTTCCCGAGCCGCTGAGCAGCAACCCTGACCCGCAATTGAGCCTGGTGCTGGAGAGCCAGCGCCAGTTGTTCAGCAGCCGCCGTGACGCCCAGGCCCGCGAGCAGGCTGCGCTGCGGGCCAGTATCGATGGCGCGGTGGCGCAACTGGCCGGCATGCGCCGCGCCCACGGTGACTTGCAGGCCCAGGCCGACTCGTTGCGCGAGCAACTGGAGAACCTCAAGCCGTTGGCCAGCCAGGGTTACATTCCGCGCAACCGCTTGCTGGAGTACCAGCGTCAGTTGTCCCAGGTCCAGCGTGACCTGGCGCAGAACAGCGGTGACAGCGCGCGGCTGGAGCAGGGCATTGTCGAGTCGCGGCTGAACCTGCAACAGCGCCGCGAGGAGTATCAGAAAGAAGTGCGCAGCCAGTTGGCCGAGGCACAGCTCAAAAGCGTGACCCTCGAACAACAGCTGGCCTCGGCCGGCTTTGACCTGCAACACAGCGAGATTCTCGCTCCGGCCGACGGTATTGCGGTCAACCTTGCTGTGCATACCGAGGGCGCGGTGATACGCGCCGGTGAAACCCTGCTCGAGGTGGTGCCCCAGGGCACTGCCCTGGAGGTCGAAGGGCGGCTGCCGGTCAACCTTGTGGATAAAGTCGCAATGCAGTTGCCTGTGGATATCCTTTTCACCGCCTTCAACCAGAGCAGCACGCCGCGGGTCTCCGGCGAGGTGGCATTGATTTCCGCTGACCAGTTGCTCGACGACAAGACCGGCCAGCCGTATTACGTACTGCGCAGCAGTGTCAGCGAACAGGCGCTGGCGCGCCTTGACGGCCTGGTGATCAAACCGGGCATGCCTGCAGAACTGTTTGTGCGTACCGGCGAGCGCTCGATGCTCAACTACCTGTTCAAACCCCTGCTCGACCGGGCAGGTACCGCGTTGACCGAACAATAA
- a CDS encoding type I secretion system permease/ATPase: MNRPNNKAGALLWAALADHKSTLISVGCFTALINLLMLVPSIYMLQVYDRVLSSQNETTLWMLTLMVVGFFVFMGALEAIRSFIVIRVGNQLEQRFNLSVYRAAFERNLRQGDGQAGQALNDLTQVRQFVTGPALFAFFDAPWFPIYLAVMFLFNVWLGVMACAGALLLIVLAVLNERLTHKPLIEASGFQQQSTHLASSQLHNAESIQAMGMLGALRQRWFALHSRFLTLQNQASDTSAVITAISKSLRLCLQSLVLGLGALLVIEGQMTPGMMIAGSILMGRVLSPIDQLIAVWKQWSGAHMAYKHLDGLLRAFPEPPAPMPLPAPSGRLSFEQVSAGPPGKRVATLQQISFNLGAGEVLGVLGTSGSGKSTLAKVLVGVWPTLAGTVRLDGADLHRWDREDLGPYIGYLPQNIELLRGSIAENIARFAELDGLKVVEAARQAGVHELILRLPQGYDTRLGEDGGDLSGGQKQRIALARALYGGPSLIVLDEPNSNLDTSGEAALATAIAQMKAQGRTVVLVTHRSAALAQADKLLVLSEGRMQAFGPANEVLQALSRAQEQVQRQPANAALATGGGA; the protein is encoded by the coding sequence ATGAACAGGCCGAATAATAAAGCCGGTGCGCTCTTGTGGGCGGCACTGGCAGATCACAAGTCCACGCTGATCAGTGTGGGTTGTTTTACCGCATTGATTAACCTGCTCATGCTGGTGCCCTCGATTTATATGCTGCAAGTCTATGATCGAGTACTGTCTTCACAAAATGAGACCACCCTGTGGATGTTGACCTTGATGGTGGTCGGCTTCTTTGTATTTATGGGGGCGCTGGAGGCGATCCGCAGTTTCATTGTTATTCGAGTGGGCAACCAGTTGGAACAGCGCTTTAACCTGAGCGTGTACCGGGCGGCCTTTGAGCGCAACTTGCGTCAGGGTGATGGTCAGGCCGGGCAAGCACTCAATGACCTGACCCAGGTGAGGCAATTTGTCACCGGTCCTGCACTGTTTGCCTTCTTTGATGCGCCGTGGTTTCCGATCTATCTGGCGGTGATGTTCCTGTTCAACGTCTGGTTGGGCGTCATGGCTTGCGCCGGGGCGCTGCTGCTGATTGTCCTGGCGGTGCTCAACGAGCGCCTGACCCACAAGCCGCTGATTGAAGCCAGCGGTTTCCAGCAGCAGTCCACGCACCTGGCCAGCAGCCAGTTGCACAATGCCGAGAGCATCCAGGCCATGGGCATGCTTGGCGCTTTGCGCCAGCGCTGGTTTGCCTTGCATTCGCGCTTTCTGACCTTGCAGAACCAGGCCAGCGACACCTCGGCTGTCATCACCGCGATCAGCAAGTCGTTGCGCTTGTGCCTGCAGTCGCTGGTGTTGGGCCTGGGCGCCTTGCTGGTGATCGAAGGGCAGATGACGCCGGGGATGATGATCGCCGGGTCGATCCTCATGGGCCGGGTACTGAGTCCCATCGATCAGTTGATTGCCGTGTGGAAGCAGTGGAGTGGGGCGCACATGGCCTACAAACACCTGGACGGCCTGCTGCGCGCGTTTCCCGAGCCGCCAGCACCGATGCCCTTGCCAGCGCCAAGCGGGCGCCTGAGTTTCGAGCAGGTCAGTGCCGGCCCGCCAGGCAAGCGCGTGGCCACCTTGCAGCAAATCAGCTTCAACCTGGGGGCCGGGGAAGTGCTTGGCGTGCTGGGCACGTCCGGTTCCGGCAAGTCGACCCTGGCCAAGGTGCTGGTAGGCGTCTGGCCAACCCTGGCCGGCACCGTACGCCTGGACGGCGCCGACCTGCACCGTTGGGACCGTGAGGACCTGGGCCCGTACATTGGCTACCTGCCGCAGAATATCGAATTGCTGCGTGGCAGCATTGCCGAAAACATCGCCCGCTTTGCCGAGCTGGACGGCCTCAAGGTGGTCGAGGCTGCGCGTCAGGCCGGCGTGCATGAGCTGATCCTGCGCCTGCCGCAAGGCTACGACACGCGCCTGGGTGAAGACGGCGGCGACCTCTCCGGCGGGCAGAAGCAGCGCATCGCCCTGGCCCGTGCCCTCTACGGTGGGCCGAGCCTGATTGTGCTGGATGAACCCAACTCAAACCTCGACACCAGCGGCGAAGCGGCACTGGCCACTGCCATTGCGCAGATGAAAGCCCAGGGCCGCACCGTGGTGCTGGTGACCCATCGCTCGGCCGCCCTGGCCCAGGCAGACAAGTTGCTGGTGCTCAGCGAAGGCCGCATGCAGGCCTTCGGTCCGGCCAATGAAGTCTTGCAGGCCCTGAGCCGTGCTCAGGAACAGGTGCAGCGCCAGCCCGCCAATGCCGCGCTGGCGACCGGAGGTGGCGCATGA
- a CDS encoding serralysin family metalloprotease — MSKVKESAIGFAGSVLQPHGASSAYGLINSFSHQYDRGGSALVNGKKSFTVDQAADNLLRANAAWDDLNDNGSINLTYTFLTSAPAGFASRGLGSFSAFSAQQKAQAKLSMESWADVAKVTFDEARSGGDGHMTFANFSASNGGAAFAYLPNSARKGESWYLINKDYQANVNPQDGNYGRQTLTHEIGHSLGLLHPGDYNAGQGVPTYKDAVYAQDTRGYSVMSYWSESNTSQNFTKGGVQVYSSAPLMDDIAAIQKLYGANYATRSGDTVYGFNSTAERDFYSATSASSKVVFSVWDGGGNDTLDFSGFTQNQKINLNDASFSDVGGMIGNISIAKGVIVENAIGGSGNDLLIGNAVANELKGGAGNDIIYGAGGGDKLWGGAGSDTFVFAASSDSTPSNPDRIMDFVSGQDKIDLSAISAFAVSKLPLQFVDAFTGHAGEAVLSFDQASNLGSLSIDFTGNSLSDFLVTTVGQAVATDIVV, encoded by the coding sequence ATGTCTAAAGTCAAAGAGAGCGCTATTGGTTTTGCCGGTTCTGTTTTGCAGCCGCACGGTGCGAGTTCTGCTTACGGCCTGATCAATAGCTTCAGCCATCAGTATGATCGTGGCGGCAGCGCCTTGGTCAATGGCAAAAAGTCGTTCACGGTGGATCAAGCGGCAGACAACCTGCTGCGTGCCAACGCCGCCTGGGATGACCTGAACGACAACGGTAGCATCAACCTGACCTACACCTTTCTGACCTCGGCACCGGCCGGGTTCGCCAGCCGTGGGCTGGGTTCCTTCAGCGCCTTCTCGGCGCAGCAGAAGGCCCAGGCCAAGCTGTCCATGGAGTCGTGGGCGGATGTTGCCAAGGTAACGTTTGATGAGGCGCGTTCAGGCGGCGACGGTCACATGACCTTTGCCAACTTCAGCGCCAGCAACGGCGGCGCCGCGTTTGCCTACCTGCCTAACAGCGCGCGCAAGGGCGAGTCCTGGTACCTGATCAACAAGGATTACCAGGCCAACGTCAACCCGCAGGACGGCAACTATGGTCGTCAGACCCTGACCCATGAGATCGGCCACTCGCTGGGTCTGCTTCATCCCGGTGACTACAACGCCGGGCAGGGCGTCCCGACTTACAAAGATGCGGTCTACGCTCAGGACACCCGCGGCTACAGCGTGATGAGCTACTGGAGCGAGAGCAATACCAGCCAGAACTTCACCAAGGGTGGTGTTCAGGTGTACTCCTCGGCGCCACTGATGGATGACATCGCGGCCATCCAGAAGCTCTATGGTGCCAACTACGCGACTCGCTCCGGCGACACCGTGTACGGCTTCAACTCCACCGCTGAGCGCGATTTCTACTCGGCCACTTCGGCGTCGTCGAAAGTCGTTTTCTCGGTGTGGGACGGTGGCGGCAACGACACCCTGGACTTCTCCGGTTTTACCCAAAACCAGAAGATCAACCTCAATGACGCGTCGTTCTCCGATGTCGGCGGCATGATTGGCAATATTTCCATTGCCAAGGGTGTCATCGTCGAGAACGCCATCGGTGGCTCGGGCAACGACCTGCTGATCGGCAACGCCGTGGCCAACGAGCTCAAGGGCGGTGCCGGTAACGACATCATCTACGGCGCCGGTGGCGGTGACAAACTCTGGGGTGGTGCCGGTTCCGACACCTTCGTCTTCGCTGCCAGCAGCGATTCGACCCCGAGCAATCCCGACCGGATCATGGATTTTGTCAGCGGCCAGGACAAGATCGATCTGTCGGCAATCTCGGCCTTTGCTGTCAGCAAGCTGCCGCTGCAGTTCGTTGATGCCTTCACCGGGCATGCCGGCGAGGCAGTGCTGAGCTTCGATCAGGCAAGCAACCTCGGTAGCCTGTCGATCGACTTCACCGGCAACAGCCTGTCTGATTTCCTGGTGACTACCGTAGGTCAGGCGGTCGCCACGGATATCGTGGTCTGA